Within the Salvia hispanica cultivar TCC Black 2014 chromosome 4, UniMelb_Shisp_WGS_1.0, whole genome shotgun sequence genome, the region CACCCCAGTGGGATAGGTTCTCATGTTCCTCTTCCTGAATACATCGAAAACATGAAAACCATGATAGCTCACATCAGGGTCTGTTCAACACTAGTTTTGTTGAATGAGTTATTGTGATGTCTCTGGACAGCCTTgctcattattatttttcatcaatCACAGGGTCTTTCAGATGAGACAAGGGTAATATGTCTTACCTCTCCGCCCGTCAATGAAGCAAGAATCCGTCAAGTTTTCGGGTAAAATTCTGCAACAGCTCCACAGTAAAAGAGCTCTTGTGCAGTTTTTGATCTTGTTACCTAATTGCTTTTGCTCGTTGTTGTCCAGAAATGCTTTAGATGATCAAGCGCGGACGAATGACGGCTGCTGTTTATATTCtgaaaaattagtagaattaTGCAAAGAAATGGATGTTGAGGCCATCAATCTTTGGACTGCTATTCAAGAAAAAGATGACTGGGCTGATACTTGCTTTATGTAAGTGCAGAAAAAATCCACAATGATGTTTTATTTCATACTTCATTGTGTTACAGAACAATGTATGTCATTGCCATAAATGTTGAGCATCCAATGTCTCCATCTATTGCGTAAAAAGCTTATTTTCGGGTCGAATGTGCAGAGATGGAATCCATTTGTCATCTGAAGGGTCCCAAATTGTGGTGAAGGAAATACTGAAGGTGCTCAAAAGAGTAGATTGGGAGCCAAGCCTCTACTGGTTGAAAATGCCATCTGATTTTCCCGAAGATTCGCCATATTATGTCGTTGGTCCTGACGGTAAAACTACTGTGAATGTGAGCAACCATATTTGTTCATGGCAAAGAGGGTGGCTCAACATTTAGGACAAACGCAGAGTATATGGAAAATTGAAACTCTGGCAAAATGTTGTCTTGAGCCCAcctgctatttttttttcttaataatcTGTTTTCCCATACCTGCTGTATTTCAACTGCAATTTATAACCCAAACATTCTATTTCGTTTCGTTTATGGAGTTGAAGATGAATACTTTGCTGTCGTATTGAGAATGCAGAGCATAGGAAAGCCTGTCACAACTCACTACAATGCTTCTATGCCGGCAAGAACAGACAACAAGAACACgagatgaaaattttaaaaagaaatgaaaaatagaaacttcgaAATTACTACTGAAGAAGTAGATATATTTTGTTCAGTAAACAATGATTTGAAgcaacattattttgttttccatCTACGCCTTCAATGTACATCACTATTGGAAGCAGCTATTTTCACAGTAATACAGAGTTCTAATACACAGCCCTTTTCCCAAGTTAACTCATAGCCTGCAACTTCAATTTTTCTCTGCATTCTAGAGATCTGAAaagattgaaatttgaaaatgcaTACTTACGAAAAGAGTtgtatgaaaatgtgaaagcCCTCTCAATCCCCTCTGTTGTTACTTGTCAATCTGTATTGTGAAATATTCCCAGACCTCCACTCACAAACCAAAAGAGCGAATGTGACAACGATGATACTAAAATATAGACAGGCTGGCTCACTAGGAAAATACAGCCACCATTTAAACCAGTTTTACAACTAAGTTtcgttttttctttttcctttttcaggTGTGCAGAAGAGATTTACAGTACTTACGGGCTTGATACAATACCTAACTGTTAGATGGCCGTACTTTTCAGATGTTACTAGCCATCCGTGCTTCCACAGGCGAGGGAGGGTCAGAGCAAGTTGTCACTCAGATTGAGTTGGGCCATGTTGGATCAGGTTGTTGAACATAAAGGTGGAGCGAATCAAGACTGGAAACAAACAATTTACagcaaaatatttgattaaatttaccAGGCTGTAGTAGGCA harbors:
- the LOC125222303 gene encoding GDSL esterase/lipase CPRD49-like gives rise to the protein MVGCRRPQFVLFGSSVIQMSFNVGGWGAILADLYARKADVLLRGYSGWNTRMALQALDKLFPKDEPVQPSLVILYFGGNDATKPHPSGIGSHVPLPEYIENMKTMIAHIRGLSDETRVICLTSPPVNEARIRQVFGNALDDQARTNDGCCLYSEKLVELCKEMDVEAINLWTAIQEKDDWADTCFIDGIHLSSEGSQIVVKEILKVLKRVDWEPSLYWLKMPSDFPEDSPYYVVGPDGKTTVNVSNHICSWQRGWLNI